The window gcacacacaaactacacaccTATACACCAGTGTTAGCCCTCCcaaccctttcaaaataaaagccaccaACTCGCACTGTATGGATGAACCTagtttttcaaaatgaaagccCTTGAAGATGCGTTTATTCTTAACAGGAAACGAGTTTGGGgctttctttcaaaataaatgcctAATAAAGTAACTGTATCTTACAGGAAAGTCAGGACTTCTTTAGGCTTAATTTCCTAAATACAATCATCCAATGCTCACGATATGTTAACAGGAAACAAGGAACGTCCctagtttttcaaaataaaagccccaggTAACTATATCGTAACTTGGGGTAGAGACTACACATTTTCCAAGCAAAGGCCCACCTTTATTCATACCTGCCTAATTAACTCAAATCTCCTGTTTGGCTGCTTTTTAATTCTGGTAAATATGAACTGCTCATGTCAAATGTTAGTCAGCGACAGTGCACAGTCTCTCTCTTGATGTCGCCTCCCCCTCCCGCCCAGTTCGGAGCAGGTGTTTGTGACACAGTGACATAAAGCCACAGGCAGAAACCCCCcgctgagaggaagagggggtgaGAGATCTAACAGAGGCAGACGAAGAAATAGTGGGGAATAGTAAAGTGATGTTCCCGTCATTTATCTCAGCGGTGGCGCCGTGcccgtgtatttatttctccctcttctcctcgttcTTTCTTTCAGCTTCCTGCCTCCGTAGACTTCTTTCTCTCCCGCCGGTGTCCTTTTAAACCTTTTGACCTTCTCGGAAAATTACGAATCGGTGTCCTTCTATCGGGGCAGAGCCTTTCTGAAGAACCCACAGGTGCTGTTGGCGGATGCTCTTTTGTGTATTTCCCGAGCTTCCGCCTCTcacgcaaccacacacaccttttaaaCATGATATAACGGTAATTATACATTGTTTTCAGGAATATATAACAGCTCTTGGTCCTATTTGCATGGCAGTCACACAATtttcccctctcacacacacacacacacacacacacactcatccaccTGATGGGGAAGTGCGGTGCAGGGGAAAAGGAAGCGGGAAAAGCCAAATGGCGAGATCACATGGACTCGGTGTGAGAGACACTGGCTTGACGCTCCGCGTGTGGCCGCTTCTCTTCTcgcgccttctctctctccgggaGATACTTTCTCTCTCACCACATCCCGTTGTTACTTAACAATCATCCCCCCTTCACCTCCGCCGCGACGAGCTGCAGGATTCTcacccttcttcctcttcacccttgCCACTTCCTCCCTGTCATTTTTACAAGTTCCCTTCCTCCTGCGCCGTCTCCCTTTTGCTTGGCACCTCCAGAGTATTCGAAAAGCTCTTTTCTAAACTATAACGGCTATTTTTAGATCTTAAAGTCCTTGAAGTTCCCATAAAAATAAAGCGTGGTTATATCCAGTAAAAACGTTAAGCAAACGTTATCATCTGTCCAGAGTTTATTTAAgttttccttctctctgctTCCCCCTCAttccctccatctccacccTCCTCGTTTCTTGTTAATTCCGCCAGCGCAGTCTGTCCCTCCACTTTAAAGGAGccatattgttgttattatcattGTCTCTAACCGGATCAGTTACCATTAGACCTGAATCTTTCTCCTTCTGAGGCCCATAGACCAGCTCTCTAACCCAATAGAAAACCCATGGGAGCTATTACAGATGGTCGACCCAttcacaacgcacacacacacacacacttacacacacacacactctgaggtacaaacacacagatttcATTCTGAAGATTCATTGGCCTAATCCCATCACACACTCAAACGGGGAGACATGcgcttacatacacacattaggCCTGTTCACAACCACTCatgtcaaatacacacacacacacacacactcactgctcTGTTTGAAAACCCTAGGTTATTGGAGCTCACTGAGCAAATGGTAATACTATTTGGAGCTGATGGGCCTGagctgtgcgtttgtgtgtcaaAGAGACTAACGGCTGCACATGGCTGTCGTTACGGCGGCTGCATGAGGTAAATGTCATCCTATCGATGAGGTTATCACTAATAGATGGACAGTTGAAGTCCTGGTTTCCATTTACTCAGCGCGCtgcgcctctctctccctattcAATGCTGAAGGCTGTAATAGGGATTTGATTTCCTttcgctcttttttttttttccctgcgTTAATGAATCTGTGTGAAATACTGTCGCAGTCCGGCGGTAACCGGCCTGTGTGGCAAAACGCTGCTTTATTCTGAAAAATAATTCTTGTTTTGTATtggctttatttttatattatttgattTTCTATTCTGTCGCTTTTGCTGTTTTCTGCTTTTTGGTTAATGGATTTTTAATTAATGTTCAAATGTGCagattaataaaagatacaTAAAAGTATGGGAGCTTCATTAAAACAGTTCAGAGTGTGTAAGAGGGGAACTTTAGGGGCTTTGAGTTCCAGATTTTCAGTGTGCGGCCACAGGGCCAAGATATCGTGCTCCTAAAACActacatttcccaaaatgcaaCTGGGTAGTCTCTCTATGAATCTTTCTGTCTGGTAAACACCCGCATCATTTCAACTCCACACACTCGCTTTCCATTGAGGTCTTTTTGGTATCCAACTGTTGTCTCCAAGCCTGTCTTCTGTTGTCGTTGttgccttgacctttgacctcagctaTGAGGAGCGATCCCGATACCTAGAAAATATCGTGCAGCACCACCAGGAGCCGACCACGTTCGAGGACTATGCAGCTCGGGTCTACAGCCCCGCTCCCTGCACACACCTGCCCTCTGACGCAGGTAAGACGCACCGCGACGCAGACGAATGTTACGCAACACCATTCACAACGCGGCAGCAGGGGGCGGCGACGGGACTCGTCACCAGTGACACGCCGTTAACCCGCCAAAAATGGCCAAATCTAGACGCCATGTTGCTATTTCTTGTCCCCTCACACAAATCATTGGGAGGATTTAGAGCCGAAGGCAGGTGACATAAAACATATAAGACAAACCAAAtacgaagtgtgtgtgtgtgtgtgtgtgtgtgtgtgtgtgtgtgtgtgtgtgtgtgtgtgtgtgtgtgtgtgtgtgtgtgtgtgtgtgtgtgtgtgtgtgtgtgtgtgtgtgccccctgACCTAAAGGTAAATAAGATACTTGTGGAAAAACCCAGGATGTAATCCTAAGAACAAGCGTTCCCCCTCTTTAAGTACCAATGCTGGATTGTAAACTACTAACAGCATCTAACAgagcggccacacacacacacacacacacacactggtcggTTTTACGGACTCGAGAGTATCTGACGAGTTCTGTCTTCTGTCCAGAGCTCAGAGTCGTCTTCTGTCTCCAGAGCGTCTCTGAGGACGTGTCTGACATGTAGAGGTGCCAGGCAGTCACATGGGAGTCGTACTCCACTGCACGACCCTCACGTCTATCCCGTTAAGCTTATTAGGCGGCGGCTGATAATTATTTTGTCCATAATTGATCCGGCTGGATAACTTGCATAATCAAGTTATCCAGCGCAGCAGTTATTACAATAATCCAATCCAGCAGCGGAGCCGCTCACGTGAAGGTAAGTGAAGCCTAAAGAGAGCAGCGCCGTGACGTCAGCGGCGTGACGTCAGCGCCGTGACGTCAGCGCCGTGACGTCAGCGCCGTGACGTTAGCCGAACACACGTCGGCGCGTCATGGAAGGAacacggtcacatgacgtgtTACTTGTTTCTTTACTGGTCAAGCATTAATATGTGTGTAATCCATGACGTCTTCTCTTTTCTCCAACTGCTCTTCAACTCACCAGCTATTGTgtcaaaaatattaataatcgtGCAATAATAATCAACCTGCTTTGAGGCTGAATCACATGAAACCAACCTTGGGCTCGTATTATTTACCCGAAATGTTCATTTGGAGTGTGACAGCGCTGTGACAGCAGTTTGCTTTACTGGGTTGTCGATGTTCTTCAGCCCCAAAACGGCGTTTCAGAACACGGGATCAAGACGTGAGTCCAGTAATAAGATGTTAGGGCCTCTCGTGGCCTCTCGGTTCAGCACTTGCATCAATTTGAAGGATTCATAATCTGAACACGTCAACAAGTCATCAAGGACAAAATTCAGAATTCAGATCGGGACAATATCTGGACGATCGAAATAATCCTGTGCTCTGAAATGAACCTGCTCCAATTACAACCCccttcctcatctctctctctctatctctctctctctctacctctctctctacctcgaCCTATCtctctttacctctctctctacctctttccCGCTACCCCTCTacctatatctctctctctttacctctctctctctacctctacccctctacctatatctctctacctctctatctctctctttacccCTCTCTATCTACTTctacctatctctctctctacctctacctatctctctctacctctctctctctctctctctacctcgcCCAATATTAACGAACAGGTTCCCCTCACTTAACAGCACAATGATCAAACGttattctctctttctgttcttttgtttttgtttttccccccttctactttattattttttttggtttaaattGCTTTAccctttcttttttggggggttcatattatttttgtttatttatttcttcaaatatatatatttttttgtccttttcttttttctttttgtcccccccccccccttcctcctcctccttcagatCGTATTGTCTCACTTGCCTATAGCTAAAAAAGGTAAGCCTGGTCACATGATTGACTCCCCTCGTTCTGATtggcacctctcctctcctccgatTCCTCCGCCATGTTGTTTCATCTCGATTGTCATTTCTTGTCTTCTCCTCCGTGTTCTCCACAGTTTAAGCGGCTCTGCATGTGTTTATAACTGTGTTCTTTAAAAGGAAGCGTCATTTTCAGCTCACCTGCGGGTGTAGTGAGGTATGAATGTCAGTGTAACATCCTCTCAGCCAACACTCACACCAGAACAACCTAGATTTCTAAATAGGTAAGAggaaaaatatggatttttgtatatatttcgGAGTGAGCTTTCCGTTTTTAAGCACTCGCTCAGCTTCATACCAAGCTACACTCAGCTGTGATGAAAGTgagacttttcttctttttctttccataCCAACGTGGGCGTTCTTCTCTTTTACCTTTTCACTCACTCAGTCGTGTTCCTGTTTGTTCTgttgacctgtgatgtcacGCTGGCCTGGTGAAACTTTAACCCTCTTGTATGCTCCTCTTCCTGGTTTTGGCACAATGTAccgctgtaaacacacacacacacacagggtgtaaCTTTAAACTAACATTTgagttttgttttctctttgaaGAAAGAAGTCAGTTAGTGGTGGTGATCAGTGAAATGTGCGTCATAATTGTGCGTTGCCGGTCCGTCTGTTATGTCGTTTCCATTCTGTCCGTTGAATgtcttgtttttctcttttctgtctctgtgtgtgtgtgtgtgtgtgtgtgtgtgtgtgtgtgtgtgtgtgtgtgtgtgtgtgtgtgtgtgtgtgtgtgtgtgtgtgtgtgtgtgtgtgtgtgtgtgtgtgtgtgtgtgtgtgtgtgtgtgtgtgtgtgtgtgtgtgtgtgtgtgtgtgtgtgtgttaggcaacttcttattctttattattcatttttctatttttctttcttttctctgacCATCACTCCTGAATGGCTCCTTTGTCATCTCCTCTCTTTATgccttctctcttctcctgtttcctctctatttcatttatttcccttCCCGTTATTCTTTTCTTTGTATCGCTCCGCTTGTGTTTCATTCCTCCTCGCCTCCATCGTCTCGTCTCTTTCTTTTGTTCCTGGCCCTCCTTTCCTTTGGTTTCCTCTCCCAacctctcctttcttttccttttctggcctctcctcctccgtcctcctctagAGGAGCACAGTGTTATGTATATGATGGTCCCTAAGCCCGTAGACGGCTTTAACCTGCTCAGGGTGAAGGGGAGGGGTCTGAAGCAGAAGGTCCTTCATGCTAGCTGTGAATGGTATGTTTACAGAGAGAACGTCTCTGTAGGTATTAGCAATgattaaatatttgtgtttctttttttactcatgTAGTTCCGAACATTATACAAATtactaaaaacaaaaatagtgAAAAGGTTTCAGGCAGAAATGATCTTCTCTCGACTAACCTGTTGCCAACATCAGCTGTAAAGTCACCTTAAAACACACGTGTGATGCAGGACAGGTCTAGAAACCCCGTGTGCAGACGCTCTTTGGTCAGATTGTGTCAGTTTGTGGATCTACCTCAGAGTCCCGCCGCCGACCATCGCCACCGCAGTACCTTCCAACTGAAATGTAGACGGAGCTGCTCGCCCGCTGGAGACACAGCGACCAATAAAAGTCGCCGGGAGCTGATCACCGGAGACGAATCGGCGGATATTTTAATATTGATAAGTGTAAACATGAGCGCTTTGCCTCAATTCGATCCCGACAGCAGATTTATTCAGCAAAAGGCAGAAGTCCAACATTCACGTGGAGCTTTTTGATTACTCACACACGTGGTATCAGAGGTACTCGCATCTTAAAGCGGTATCTGCTCCTCGAGGAAGTCAGCGGGTCTCCGACTTTTTAGGGATTTAGAATGAATCTGGTGTCGTATACAAACAgggcgtgtgtgttgtgtgttgtgtgttgtgtgttgttctcgtctacgtgtgtgtctgtctctcctgcATCTGTGTGAGTTTGTGCAGTCTGGCTCAGTAGAACATCATGGGGCGTGATGTCATTTTCTTATGGTCCCGTCTTCCTTTTCATTCTCttatttccctccctcccttccccatCAATCCATCCTTCtcactccccccctccctccccccgcctcctcctccacaggctCCTGCCTAGAGATTCTTCGGGGAGAAAGTCTGGCTCTTGGGGATGCCGGGAGCGACTCGGCGTCCCCCATGTCTCCTCGGACTAGCAAGAGCCGCATGTCCATGAAGCTGCGGCGCTCCTCCGGTTCGGCCAATAAGACTTGAGCTCTCTAGATCACACGGCCCGGTCCGGGCCGGTCAGGAAAATCAGACGCCTTTTTTAGGTCCACAATTCGGGtttaaaagtaaagtaaaaatatGCCGTCGTGGAGAAATCCACAGCGGAGCGTATTCCCATCAGGAGTGAGCGTAACCATCTGAGTGGTCGGTAGAATCGTGTCACTCAGACGTTCTCTCAAAACCACGCAAGTATTCTGTGAACACTGTAATCGTATTTTTAAATTGCTCACAGCTtctgaatttatatatatatatatatatctccataTATCCTTGGCTTCgctaaagaaaagaaaccatTTGAACCAGCGCTGATCTTTGCCACTTGTTTATCTTAATCCGTGCCATTTAGAATCCGCAGAAAGCTGAAAGCCACATTGATGTTTAGCGAGGTCAAAAGAAGAGAGCTCGAACGCCGCCATGTGGAATCTGTATATTTGTACGATAGTCagtccgcgtgtgtgtgtgtgtatgtgtgtgtgtgtgtagtcctatgAGTTttgataaatattttaaaaaagaatatgcATTTCTGAACGATTGAAAGCAAGATAAAAGTATATTTTTGTTCTCGGTAAAGCATTAGGCCTCTGAAGATAAAGGGGCGGGGCTCTGTTGCTATGCAGAAAATGTAAATAGAAAAACAAGTGTGTTTGCTCGctgtaaaataacaaaaaaactttGATCGCAAATGCGTAAAAAGGTCCTCTACATTTGAACCCGGAAGAAACAATTCCCTGAACGCCACGTCGGATCGGTGCTTGAGGGAACGATGGAGGGATGGTTTATCTTTCATAACGGAGAGAAAAGGGCGCTTTCTAGAAACCGATGGATCAAAGAGGAAGCACTCGTTACGTAGAGTTAAGTGTTGGCCTTCTTCTGTGCTCATGCTGTAAAATGTTGACAACGCACTGATGTTCTCATGTATGGTCCTCGTGTTGTTTTGttcctttaaatatattctctatatctatatgtatgagtatgaaaatatatatatatcgttgaTATATGAGTATCTATAAggatgtgtatatactgtaatgTGAGAATAGCTGCCAAAGTCCAACTGGTTGGTCCTCGGATCAAATTATCTACTTAAAACACTACAAGTATTTTGTTCTTCGTCGTACCAGTTTACTCTTCTCTGAATGTTCGACGCTCTGTTGTTCTGGATGGAGTGGAGCTGAATGTGTAACACTACGTTCACGTATTAATGTTTACAATTGGCTTTCGTTGTTCtccaggtttctcttcataaATAGTCTCGGCTGTGCTTTTTttaggtgtgttttttttttaatgttcatctGTTTATTAGGGGGCTTATTCTCCCGATGTCTCAAgaattccttcttcttttcccccctcGGCTGATCTAAAGGAAACGTACACATGCTGTTTGGAATATTTTCATTTGTAAATGTAGATCCCAGCTCAAGGTTTTGCGTTATGTATCCAATGTAACTGAATGTTGGGATAATGtttaattttctttctttcagccACAGCTTCTCTGTAGAAAGGGATTGTcaaaccttttttatttctgtgaACCCCTCTGTGGGGTTCAGGGTCACATTGTGCCAGTGTAAAGACAAGGTCAAATTcatgttattattttgtgtggatatttGACGTCCGCTGAGATTTGAGTTGTCCCGTTAAATTATTGCTGTTATGGTtcttgtcattattattattattgccacGGCTGAAGAAGCACCATTGAGTGGTTGCGCCACATGATCTGCTTTCCCCACTGCATTCTGGGAAGGATCTGTACCATGTCGTACATAGACCGCAGCGCCGCCACGTCTCCATTTGGCGGAGGGCTTCAACGTGACCTTTTAGTCCCTTTGGATTAAACCACCAGTCACTGCACGTGGTTTGAGTCATGGCGCTGCTTTCATACCGACATGGAAAAGATGGGACACATTAGATCTGTTTTCAGATTGTTAGAAAGGATTTTAATTCAAACgtgtcaattaaataaataaataaaaaactctcAATAGCAAAACCAAAATGTATAAAACACCTAGGTTACCCAAAGCCTttcagcattatataacaaATTCATATCAAGCTGCCTGAGGATCATCTGAAGTATTAATCGGCCCAATTGACCCAAATCTGGCATCTTGGTTGTCTGTCGTTGGTTGCCATGACGaccatacacacatgtatgtatagatacatatatatatataaacacatatatatatacacatacatatatatacacatatatatgtatatatatatgtgtatatatatataaactaatatGTAACTTCCACGCCCGTGTGGACGGATGCTCTGACCGTGAGCGCTGTGACGGAGACGGGTGTATGTAACTACTGACAGTTCATACTGCATGACACCAGTATAACGCATGTGTTGATCATGTAACAGCTgtatcacacgcacacacatacacacttcctCGATGTTACTGTCACAACCTGTATTCTGTAGACGTGTAATGTCTGTTTTTGACACGGAAGAGAACGCAGATGTGCGATGGATGGAGTTTGACAATAAACGATTCATACCACTTAACAGCCGGACCCCatcatatattgtgtgtgtgtgtgtgtacgtacgtATGTacgtacgtatgtgtgtgtacaccaaCTTTGAAACCACAAGTTGACGGGCCGGTCATCATACCGTCTTCACATTTATTGACAATATATTAGAATAAATGTCACATTTCACGTCAGACATATCAAAGTGTTACCGTCCAGGCTTCACAGAGCCACAAGGACACGCTTAGCATCGTGAAGTAAATATTTAAACAGTAATGTATAATCAATAAAGACGaaatacttttgttttattAGCAGTACACACGTTCAATGTTCCATTTTTGTATGAAAATAATGTACTTGGACGTTTAATATAAAAGGCATATTATGGTCTAGattattttctctttgttttattatttttaactgtacatgaaATAGTGAGGGCATGATTGTTTTTTCCATTAGATGGGGGAGGATGGTAAATTTCTAAATATAATGTCTCACGGCGGTACGTAGTGTAACGCGCTATAGGCTTCTGAGCTTTGGTGTAATGGGATTACTCTGCATGGAGCATGAGTAAATGCCTGCCACATGtagagaggcctgtgtggatCTTTTCTTCagcacatcatcacatgacccccTCCTGCTCAAATTAGTCAAAATCAAATTACCATTTGTCAGACTTCAATGATTCTGCTCAACGTAACAGTAGTTACTGTGATTAAATGTCAAATCATTCACACGCTCGATGTGAGAGGACGCAGGAGAGGCTCGAACAGTAAAAGGAAAAAGGCCAATACAGGAAATATATTCTCTCAATGAGAAAAGAAATATAGAAAACAATGTCTGACTTGTGAAATACTGGCTGTACACGTGATTTACTCTCCAAACTTCAACAGaaaaaatagtttaatttaGAATAAGGGCCACTCTCCTGGTGTCATTTTAATGTAATCATATTGGATCTGCACCTGTCCAGTGAATTAAAAatgtccttttcttttcttttacaacaacaagaagaagctgTAAAGACTAAACAACCTGTGGAAGATAATAGTTTGCTTTGTACTCGCTCCAGTGGGTCTTTTAGTTGGTGTagtttcagcaccatggacagctccAGTACTGACACTACGTCATCTCTCAGTCTAGTTTGTCAGTTGTTTTGGGTTATCGGTCGCGTGGCCATAAAGCATAAACGATGTTCATATATCATAACTGCTTGTCAAATAATCTAATATTCATGGTGCTCATTGAGCTTGAAACAGAACTCACACTCACCCGTGTCCTGAAGCGCAAAAGTGCGCTTTTTGCTTTATGACCACAACTGAACCAAACCGGCTTCCGTCCCCATGTACAGTAGAACCACAGCTGCATTAAATGTACTTTATGAACAGGGTCCTCATAACGACAGTCAATACATAAGATGTGGAATTGGTTGTGTCGGTTGGCCCGGGCTCGCGCTCTTCTTACGGCCGCACGGTCATCTGCAGCAGCCCCACCTGCCGGTTGTCGGTGGGGTGAGACTTGTCGGTGTGTCTCGCGAGCCCCGGGGAGCTGAAGAAAGTGGACGGACACTGCTTGCACGTGAAAATCTGCTGCTGCTCGCACTCCCCGCTCTCGCCTCCCTGCGCGTGGAACATGTCCGGTCggagtcctccacctcctcctcctctacctcctcctaaAGTTCCCGCCAGCAGCTCGTCCCTCATCGCGTGCCACATGCGGTGCTTGTCCCTGATTTCCACCGACGGGAAGCGCGCGCCGCACAGGTGACACAGGAACACCTGGCTCTGTCCCGCGATGGTTTCGCGCGCCTGGCCATACGACGACTGGTTGGGAGACGCTCGCGCTGTCATCTCGTGCGCGGCCAGGTGTTTCTTCAGGTACGCCTGTCGGCGAAATTTCTTCCCGCAGTACCGGCATTCGTACACTTCTTCCTCCGGTAGGGACTGGGCGAACGGTAAAGGGAGGTGCGCGAGGGACGGCGGCGGCGAGTCCGCGCGCTCGTCTGGGTTGCCGGTTATCGGCAGCAGGCTCGAGGGTGGGCTGTCCGCCGCTcgcgcctgctgctgctgcaggtcgAGGCAGCTTTCGGCCGGATTCCGGTAACGGAGCAAAGACTCGTAGTGAGGGCCCGCGAGGCCGTCCCCGTCGGGGCTGTCCCGGGACCGAccgtggagcagcagcagggaggGCTCGCGCCTGACGCGGGAGCTGTCCAGCGCCCCGTGGTGCTGGTTGCTGTTCACGCGCAGCAGCAGCTCGTTCTCTTTGCCCTCCATCTCCACCGGGGGTCTCTCGTGCGGCACGAGCCCCCGCGCCGCTTCCTTCAGCGGCTGGCTCTTGTTCGCCTGAGTCTCTCCACCGGTTACCGGACGCGGCTTGTGCCAGCGGCGGTGCGACGCCAAGTTGGCGGGACAGCTGAAGACCTTGTCGCACTCGGGACACCGGTACTCCACGCGCACGATGCGGGAGCACTTGTGCTGCGCGAGGGAGAACGGATCGATGTACTCCTCTTTGCAGAGCTGGCAGATGTACTCTCCGAGCGGCTGGTTCCCGGTGGCTCCCGCCGGCCTCTCCCGCGGCCTTCTCAACTCGGGGATCTCCTTTTTGATCCGCAGGCCCAACACCGGAGAGGTCGTGACCTCATCCTCGAAGTTGAGCTTCCGGTTGACTTTGGGTTTCTTCGGCGGGTTGCCCGCGGCCGGTTTGCCGGTGAGCCGGTTGCCGGTGAGGCGTTGCTCCTGCTCGAGGAACGTGCGCTTCCTCGCCGGGTGATGCTGCTCCCGGTCCACGAGTGAGAGCGGCGGGAACAAGTGCACGTGAGCCGCGCTCGGGTCGTACTTGTCTCCATGACCGCTGCGGCCGCCGCTCGCGAGGAGCCTCTCGATGGAAGTCGGCGGGGAGCTCACGAGGAACGGCAGCTCCGGTAAGCCCGTCAGGGGGGACGAGGTCAGGCACTTCGAGGGGAACAGCGGCTCCGTGTCTCCCTCGTGGGGATGGtagtggtggaggtgggggtggaggtggaggtggtggtcaAGCAGTCTCGTGCCGATCGGTTTAACGGGGCTGCGGGACTCCGCTGACGTCAAGTCGCGTGggggcagaggaggaagaggcgggaAGAAGCAGGAGAAGCCACTAACGGGAGTCAGCGCGTCCACCTCGCTCACCTGCTCCTCGGTCTCCGGTAATTGCGCACGCTGATCCGCCTCTGCCTCCAGCGCGGACTCCACGTGCGCGCTCCACGCCTCTCTCGCGGCTACGGAGTCTTCGCGGGACACCGGGAGCAGTCGGTCCGGCTGTCCAAAGGGGAGCGCGCTCAACACGTCGGTCCCCTGCACGGCCGCGTCTGGGTGATCCCCGTGATGCGCGTCGGGGCCGGTAATGCCGCTGCACCGCGACCGGTACGACGCCGCGCACCGCCGGTTTCTCTTCACTAGGAATCCTCGAGGCATCGTGGCGCGGTGAGGAGGACCGGGAGGCTCGGCACCACCAGGcggaaagaaaacacaactcTGGTCTCCAGCCCACTTTCTAGAGTAGAgctttgaagtgtgtgtgtgtgtgtgggggggggggggggggggggggggttagagagagagagagatgcgcGTGTTCATCTTTGTTTGTCCAGCACTGCCCCTTTTGTCAGCTTTAGTTGACTTATCAGTGTTTTAGCATTTtgttaataaagtatatttaaatacttaaatacCTTAAAATATAGATGCAGGCTCCATATGAACAATTGgttataaattatattaaatattcaacGTTTTCTTTTTTGAGGGGACCAACATTATTTTGACTGTATACAAATGATTCTCATCATGTGGCCCGTAACATATtgatttaactttatttatatttagttttactttctttttctttctcttattAATACccaaaaaaagtcaaacatttTGGAGAACCTAGGTTTGTACTCTTGTTTTCACGAGTAAATACGTgtttgaatattattattatcattgttcGCAATGATTATATCAATGGAAATTTGAGgtttgcgtgcgtgtgttcgtgcgtgtgcgcgcgcgtgtgtgtcacACCCGTCTAGAAGCTGCACTAGCCGATAAGGGATCGGAGTGATATTCATCTCGCCATCCGCGCCCCCCTGCGGGCTTGGCCGGCCCGCTCGGCCGGACCATGCGGTCCT of the Pseudoliparis swirei isolate HS2019 ecotype Mariana Trench chromosome 11, NWPU_hadal_v1, whole genome shotgun sequence genome contains:
- the LOC130201020 gene encoding LOW QUALITY PROTEIN: insulinoma-associated protein 2 (The sequence of the model RefSeq protein was modified relative to this genomic sequence to represent the inferred CDS: deleted 2 bases in 1 codon) — protein: LESGLETRVVFSFRLVVPSLPVLLTAPMPRGFLVKRNRRCAASYRSRCSGITGPDAHHGDHPDAAVQGTDVLSALPFGQPDRLLPVSREDSVAAREAWSAHVESALEAEADQRAQLPETEEQVSEVDALTPVSGFSCFFPPLPPLPPRDLTSAESRSPVKPIGTRLLDHHLHLHPHLHHYHPHEGDTEPLFPSKCLTSSPLTGLPELPFLVSSPPTSIERLLASGGRSGHGDKYDPSAAHVHLFPPLSLVDREQHHPARKRTFLEQEQRLTGNRLTGKPAAGNPPKKPKVNRKLNFEDEVTTSPVLGLRIKKEIPELRRPRERPAGATGNQPLGEYICQLCKEEYIDPFSLAQHKCSRIVRVEYRCPECDKVFSCPANLASHRRWHKPRPVTGGETQANKSQPLKEAARGLVPHERPPVEMEGKENELLLRVNSNQHHGALDSSRVRREPSLLLLHGRSRDSPDGDGLAGPHYESLLRYRNPAESCLDLQQQQARAADSPPSSLLPITGNPDERADSPPPSLAHLPLPFAQSLPEEEVYECRYCGKKFRRQAYLKKHLAAHEMTARASPNQSSYGQARETIAGQSQVFLCHLCGARFPSVEIRDKHRMWHAMRDELLAGTLGGGRGGGGGGLRPDMFHAQGGESGECEQQQIFTCKQCPSTFFSSPGLARHTDKSHPTDNRQVGLLQMTVRP